A single window of Sulfurovum riftiae DNA harbors:
- a CDS encoding ABC transporter permease, which yields MRAGVIKAYILKELTELFRTRLIIMVYLMPSMILLLFGYGIRMEVTHARIVILDNDQSHYSQLLTSKFEDSKYFDPMVMQISEKEALHLIKQAKAEMILIIPSSFEKRLIHGQKTEIGLFIDAAFPTRATTMESYVQGVILQAASEVGQKRSQNALITINSRNLFNQAMRDENAMVPGLIGLVLLVAPAILSALLIVKEKERGTIFNFYASPIRKHEFILAKLTPVFLLHSVNIFILFLWATWLFEVPFRGSFALYWVSSELYILISLGIGMLISIVTRSQIAAVVITVIVTLLPGFLYSGIILPISAMDHESYIEAHMFPVMYYNHILYDAFLIGEGLDSPTNRLYLGILVLYGATLLLLGTLFLKKELK from the coding sequence ATGAGAGCCGGTGTGATCAAAGCCTATATCCTCAAAGAGCTTACCGAGCTGTTCCGTACCCGTCTGATCATCATGGTCTATCTGATGCCTTCGATGATATTGCTTCTTTTTGGCTACGGTATCCGTATGGAGGTCACCCATGCACGGATCGTTATTCTCGATAATGACCAGAGCCACTATTCGCAGCTTTTGACCTCCAAGTTCGAAGATTCAAAATATTTCGATCCGATGGTGATGCAGATATCGGAGAAGGAAGCCCTGCACCTGATCAAGCAGGCCAAGGCGGAGATGATACTCATTATTCCTTCCTCCTTTGAAAAACGGCTGATACATGGACAAAAGACGGAGATAGGGCTTTTTATAGATGCTGCTTTCCCCACACGTGCAACAACGATGGAGAGCTATGTACAGGGGGTCATTCTGCAGGCAGCCTCCGAAGTGGGACAGAAGCGCTCACAGAATGCGCTCATTACGATCAACAGCCGCAACCTTTTCAATCAGGCGATGCGGGATGAGAATGCAATGGTGCCCGGCCTGATCGGACTGGTACTGCTGGTCGCTCCGGCCATACTCTCGGCGCTTCTGATCGTCAAGGAAAAGGAGAGGGGGACTATTTTCAACTTCTATGCATCGCCCATCCGGAAGCATGAGTTCATACTGGCCAAACTCACGCCGGTCTTTTTGCTCCATTCGGTGAACATTTTCATTCTTTTTCTCTGGGCGACCTGGCTCTTTGAAGTCCCCTTCCGGGGGAGCTTTGCCCTTTATTGGGTGAGCAGTGAGCTCTACATTCTCATCAGTCTGGGGATAGGAATGCTGATCTCCATCGTAACACGCTCCCAGATCGCAGCCGTGGTCATCACGGTGATCGTCACGCTGCTGCCGGGCTTTCTCTATTCGGGGATCATCCTGCCTATCTCCGCGATGGACCATGAATCCTATATCGAAGCGCACATGTTTCCGGTGATGTATTACAACCATATACTCTATGATGCCTTTCTGATAGGTGAGGGGCTGGACTCTCCGACGAACCGGCTCTACCTCGGGATCCTCGTACTCTATGGCGCCACACTGCTTCTGCTTGGTACACTCTTTTTGAAAAAGGAGTTGAAATAA
- a CDS encoding ATP-binding cassette domain-containing protein: MSGLEVKNVSVSYKNTTALKAVSFHADAGEIIGFIGADGAGKSSLMHAVAGVGRFEGEIVYKGEAFHSPKEAEKFKKEIGLMPQGIGLVLYDPLTVGEHLQFFADIRNVKQDDAFKAYRQKLLHMAGLSDFVDREAGKLSGGMMQKLSLICTLLHRPRLLILDEPTTGVDPLSRQELWEILDEIRRSEGTIVLVSTAYMQEAAKMDRIFLFDEGEIIAGGDSRSLIDSVRPYTYAETACERSMACFSFDGRSYSLQPLPSPHAEPTLEALFFVNALKKGETPSQMQIAARRNERVIPKVVMEAKGLTKRFGAFVANDHIDMQLRRAQIVGLLGANGAGKTTFIKMLLGLYAMDEGELYLLEKPIRSGEDRRELKSKIGYVSQHFALYKDMTVRENLRYFAQMHRIDPKTALERIEKYASALGYGQYMDTLPGELPLGINQRFSITAALLHEPVILFLDEPTSGVDTIARAQFWQIMELLKEKWGISILITTHYMSEAEYCDRVVLLKEGVKVADAFVDELYAAHPNAGNFEEIFMEYYQ; this comes from the coding sequence ATGTCCGGGCTTGAGGTCAAAAATGTGTCGGTCTCCTACAAGAACACAACAGCACTCAAAGCAGTGAGTTTCCATGCCGATGCAGGGGAGATCATCGGCTTCATCGGTGCGGATGGTGCGGGGAAGAGTTCGTTGATGCATGCTGTTGCAGGCGTGGGACGGTTTGAAGGGGAGATCGTTTACAAGGGAGAGGCTTTCCACTCTCCCAAAGAGGCAGAGAAATTCAAAAAAGAGATAGGACTGATGCCCCAGGGGATCGGGCTGGTGCTCTACGACCCTCTGACCGTAGGAGAACATTTGCAGTTTTTTGCCGATATCAGGAATGTGAAGCAGGATGATGCATTCAAAGCATACCGCCAAAAGCTGCTGCATATGGCGGGATTGAGCGATTTTGTTGACCGGGAAGCGGGAAAGCTCAGCGGAGGGATGATGCAGAAACTCTCCCTTATCTGCACCCTGCTGCACCGCCCCAGGCTGTTGATACTTGACGAACCGACGACCGGGGTCGATCCGCTCAGTCGGCAGGAACTGTGGGAGATACTCGATGAGATCCGCAGAAGCGAAGGGACGATCGTGCTGGTGAGTACCGCCTATATGCAGGAAGCGGCCAAGATGGACAGGATCTTCCTCTTCGATGAGGGGGAGATCATAGCAGGAGGGGACAGCAGATCGCTGATCGATTCGGTCAGGCCCTATACGTATGCGGAGACGGCATGTGAGAGATCCATGGCCTGTTTCTCCTTTGACGGACGGAGCTATTCCCTGCAGCCCCTTCCCTCTCCCCATGCGGAACCGACACTTGAAGCACTCTTTTTCGTCAATGCGTTGAAGAAAGGAGAGACCCCTTCCCAAATGCAGATAGCGGCCCGCAGGAATGAAAGGGTAATTCCCAAAGTCGTGATGGAGGCAAAAGGCCTGACAAAGCGCTTTGGTGCTTTTGTCGCCAACGATCATATTGATATGCAGTTGCGCCGTGCCCAGATCGTCGGACTTCTGGGAGCGAACGGGGCCGGGAAAACGACCTTCATCAAAATGCTTCTGGGACTGTATGCGATGGACGAGGGGGAACTCTATCTTCTGGAAAAACCAATACGGAGCGGGGAGGACCGGCGCGAGCTCAAATCGAAGATCGGCTATGTCAGCCAGCACTTTGCCCTCTATAAGGATATGACCGTGCGGGAGAACCTGCGCTATTTCGCACAGATGCATCGCATTGATCCCAAAACAGCGCTCGAACGTATAGAGAAGTATGCTTCTGCCCTGGGATATGGACAGTATATGGATACCCTTCCGGGAGAGCTGCCTCTGGGGATCAATCAGCGTTTCTCCATCACTGCGGCCCTGCTGCATGAGCCGGTGATCCTTTTTCTGGACGAACCGACATCGGGAGTTGATACCATTGCCAGGGCACAGTTCTGGCAGATCATGGAGCTTCTCAAGGAGAAGTGGGGGATCTCCATTCTGATCACCACACACTATATGAGCGAAGCGGAATACTGTGACAGGGTGGTCCTGCTCAAAGAGGGTGTGAAAGTAGCGGATGCATTTGTGGATGAACTCTATGCAGCACACCCGAACGCCGGGAATTTCGAAGAGATCTTTATGGAGTATTACCAATGA
- a CDS encoding MFS transporter, which translates to MKTIDRNVLMLGWVSFFTDMASAMINPILPIFVVVVLHEGMDKLGIIVAVATFISYALRLLSGYLSDRYGIVKPLVVGGYALSALSKPLIGATHGYQSIALLKAFERVGKGLRSAPKDLMISEYSHANASGKTFGFHKMLDIAGELSGILLLFGLLWVFGQSESVMRNIFYATLIPGIIGLVLVAFFVQDIPRPKRVLKQAFTLTEKDKKTIASLLFYFLFLLFVFSDAFFTMQAKEVGIATTVIPLLFAVSAGVQTLTSYGFGVFIDRFGARRVLVFAYACGAAAQGLLYLQDPHLTWIAYAFLGLFTVASVNANRAFISQNADNRGSVYGVFYAGVALFGAVGAYVSGMIWEYFGMSSALLFSLTGTVLLSLLFIGSRHVRA; encoded by the coding sequence GTGAAAACGATCGATAGAAATGTACTGATGCTGGGCTGGGTCAGTTTTTTTACCGATATGGCCTCAGCCATGATCAACCCCATTCTGCCTATTTTTGTCGTTGTCGTCCTGCATGAGGGCATGGACAAACTGGGTATTATTGTTGCCGTTGCCACTTTCATCTCCTATGCACTGCGTCTTCTCTCGGGGTATCTTTCGGACCGTTATGGTATCGTCAAACCGCTTGTTGTCGGAGGGTATGCCCTTTCCGCTTTGAGCAAACCTCTCATAGGGGCAACACACGGCTACCAGAGCATCGCACTGCTCAAAGCTTTCGAGAGAGTGGGCAAGGGACTGCGTTCTGCACCCAAAGACCTGATGATCTCCGAGTACAGTCATGCCAATGCTTCGGGAAAGACATTCGGCTTTCACAAGATGCTGGATATTGCCGGAGAGCTCAGCGGAATTTTGCTCCTCTTTGGCCTGCTTTGGGTTTTTGGACAGAGCGAATCGGTCATGCGGAACATTTTTTATGCTACGCTGATACCCGGTATCATCGGGCTTGTCCTGGTCGCTTTTTTCGTGCAGGACATCCCCCGGCCAAAACGTGTTCTCAAACAGGCCTTCACCCTGACAGAGAAGGACAAAAAGACGATCGCATCGCTTCTCTTCTATTTCCTCTTTCTTCTTTTTGTCTTCAGTGACGCTTTTTTTACGATGCAGGCCAAGGAAGTAGGCATCGCTACAACCGTCATTCCTTTGCTCTTTGCCGTTTCCGCAGGTGTGCAGACCCTGACCAGTTACGGTTTCGGTGTTTTCATCGACAGATTCGGTGCCAGGCGTGTGCTTGTTTTTGCCTATGCATGTGGTGCAGCTGCCCAGGGGCTTCTCTATCTGCAGGATCCGCATTTGACCTGGATCGCCTATGCGTTCCTGGGCCTGTTTACCGTGGCCTCGGTCAATGCCAACCGTGCCTTTATCTCCCAGAACGCTGATAACAGAGGCTCCGTATACGGTGTTTTCTATGCCGGTGTGGCACTGTTCGGTGCTGTAGGCGCCTATGTCAGCGGTATGATCTGGGAGTATTTCGGGATGTCATCGGCACTGCTTTTCTCTCTGACGGGAACCGTGCTGCTGAGCCTGCTTTTCATAGGGAGCCGCCATGTCCGGGCTTGA
- a CDS encoding HlyD family secretion protein codes for MQKVKKYWIGMIAALLVVGAAAMIYQKLHPRILPENLVEGTGRIDGELINLNTKYPGRLEKVFVEDGLVVKKGMIVAVLGNREQEAKKVQIEARIEAEKRMLDARKIKAKIADETIPLALEKAKAGLASSQAALEALQDNILIQEDIYAQAKRDHKRSQFLFKDKSIDAHTFELSRLKLETEQKKLEALRAQLEEAKAAVDLAQANLHEAEASQQELLSIKTEIASKEAGIRALEASKDEVAAMISEMTLKSPVDGYTVEKIANEGEVIGAGMPVATLIDPRSLYLKIFVDTMQNGKIRVGDKAVIFLDAWPDRPIKAKVVRIAQKAEFTPKEVSVRSDRIQRVFAVHLKPIEPDPLLKLGIPAIGVVSLDGQGLPTSLNEIPVL; via the coding sequence ATGCAGAAAGTAAAAAAATACTGGATAGGCATGATAGCTGCGCTGCTTGTTGTCGGGGCAGCAGCAATGATCTATCAGAAATTGCATCCCAGGATACTGCCGGAGAACCTGGTGGAAGGAACGGGTCGTATTGATGGAGAGCTGATCAATCTCAATACCAAATATCCGGGCAGGCTGGAAAAGGTATTTGTCGAAGACGGGCTTGTTGTCAAAAAAGGAATGATCGTTGCCGTGCTGGGGAACAGGGAACAGGAAGCGAAAAAAGTGCAGATAGAAGCCCGAATCGAGGCGGAGAAGAGGATGCTTGATGCCAGGAAGATCAAAGCAAAGATCGCAGATGAGACCATACCCCTGGCACTGGAGAAAGCCAAAGCGGGACTTGCCTCCTCTCAGGCAGCACTTGAAGCCCTGCAGGACAATATCCTCATACAGGAAGATATATATGCACAGGCCAAAAGGGATCACAAGCGTTCTCAGTTCCTTTTTAAAGACAAGAGCATCGATGCGCATACCTTTGAACTCTCCAGGCTCAAGCTGGAAACAGAGCAGAAAAAGCTCGAAGCGCTTCGGGCACAGCTTGAAGAAGCCAAAGCGGCGGTGGATCTTGCGCAAGCGAATTTGCATGAAGCTGAGGCATCACAGCAGGAGCTTCTGTCCATTAAAACGGAGATCGCCTCCAAAGAGGCAGGCATCCGGGCGCTGGAAGCTTCAAAAGATGAGGTGGCAGCGATGATCTCGGAAATGACACTGAAGTCGCCTGTCGACGGGTATACGGTAGAGAAGATCGCCAATGAGGGAGAGGTCATCGGTGCAGGCATGCCTGTGGCCACGCTGATAGACCCCCGTTCCCTCTATCTGAAGATCTTTGTCGATACGATGCAGAACGGGAAGATCAGGGTGGGTGACAAGGCGGTCATTTTCCTTGATGCCTGGCCGGATCGTCCTATAAAGGCAAAAGTGGTGCGCATTGCGCAGAAAGCAGAATTCACCCCCAAGGAGGTCAGTGTCCGTTCAGACCGCATTCAGCGGGTTTTCGCTGTGCATCTCAAGCCGATCGAACCTGACCCGCTTCTCAAACTCGGGATCCCCGCCATCGGTGTCGTATCACTCGACGGGCAGGGACTCCCGACCTCACTGAATGAGATCCCGGTATTGTGA
- a CDS encoding efflux RND transporter permease subunit: MYKTAINRPITTLMYVVTLVIFGWMSFKSMPSALFPNIDFPIVTIKTIYPGAESSTIESQVTDKIEEAISRIGGIDSITSSSSEGVSVVMVKFFLERDINEATNDVRDKVAAVLLPMDAKMPLVSKLDIGGAPIINIFVAAKKNNIKEVMLFADEKVKPKLQKINGVGAINIIGYKDREIKIFPDPDLLNKFGITVSELNAIVARENVKIGGGKLISSTKEYTLKTKADALSVEQLKNIRIRDHIRLKDIAEVVDTLSDAKSYASYNGKEGVMLEVQKISGTNTIDIVERVKTVVPQLRELAGDDFEVKVLNDTSPFIINSLEDVKFDLIYGSILAVIIIFLFLRNFTITFVSALSIPTSIFGTFALMDYMGFDLNKMTLIGLTLAIGIIIDDAIVVIENIYKKMEAGMDKFQAAYEGTKEMAFTIMAISAMLLAVFIPVSFMSGIVGKFFESFAMTVGFAVIISYSVALSFIPSLSARTLHKGESRFYNMTEPFFKAMEKFYDRILKLVLRFKVITLILVFVVFFGSLSLFPKIGMDFIPKEDKAEFEIMMKADAGISLEQMIRQSKKIEDLVKNNPDVLYTTLSVGYNTAQEKHKAKIYVKLTEKTKRTLNQEEIIQNFRKELEPYKKEMFITAAAIPAIKGAGVSVPYQIVLKSDSFEDLKTAAKNLTEYLAKKKGFVDIDTNLDAGKPQIDINILRENANRLGISASQIANAIATAFSSDLEISYFEEKGKQYNITLRFADKERVSLADLRKIQLRAANGELVYLDGLVKFTQSKALATINHYDRQRQVTIFADLFGLDLGGAVNYTREGIAELLPKGVIYRFTGFAEEMEKTGKAFGVAIGLSVILMFIILAILYESLIQPVIIMVALPLSIIGVMIALYLSGLQFSLFVMIGFMLLMGMVGKNAVLLVDFANHAMQHGKNADEALIEAGEKRLRPILMTTIAMVFAMLPLALGTGLGSETKAPMSIAIIGGLLSSMVLTLLIVPVMYRMIIPLDRWFRKFYEVGKVE; encoded by the coding sequence ATGTATAAAACAGCGATAAACAGACCTATTACCACACTGATGTATGTGGTGACACTGGTGATCTTCGGCTGGATGAGTTTCAAGTCGATGCCTTCGGCACTTTTCCCGAACATCGATTTCCCCATCGTTACCATCAAGACCATCTACCCGGGTGCAGAGTCAAGCACCATAGAGTCGCAGGTAACTGACAAGATCGAAGAGGCGATCTCGCGCATCGGGGGGATAGACAGTATCACCTCAAGCAGTTCGGAAGGTGTTTCGGTGGTAATGGTGAAGTTCTTTCTGGAACGTGACATCAATGAGGCGACCAATGATGTCCGCGACAAAGTGGCAGCGGTACTGCTGCCCATGGATGCCAAGATGCCCCTTGTCAGCAAGCTTGACATCGGCGGTGCACCTATCATCAATATTTTCGTGGCAGCCAAAAAGAACAACATCAAAGAGGTCATGCTCTTTGCCGATGAGAAGGTCAAACCCAAACTGCAGAAAATCAACGGGGTGGGTGCCATCAATATTATCGGATACAAAGACCGGGAGATCAAGATCTTTCCTGATCCTGATCTCTTAAACAAGTTCGGTATCACGGTCAGTGAACTCAATGCGATCGTAGCCCGTGAAAATGTCAAGATCGGCGGGGGAAAGCTGATCTCCTCGACCAAAGAGTATACGCTCAAGACCAAGGCGGATGCACTGAGTGTGGAACAGCTGAAGAATATCCGTATCCGGGACCACATCAGGCTCAAAGATATCGCAGAAGTGGTCGATACGCTCAGTGACGCCAAGAGTTACGCCTCCTACAACGGCAAGGAAGGAGTCATGCTCGAGGTACAGAAAATTTCGGGTACCAATACCATCGATATTGTGGAAAGGGTAAAAACAGTGGTGCCCCAGCTGCGTGAGTTGGCCGGGGATGATTTTGAAGTGAAGGTGCTTAACGATACCTCGCCGTTCATCATCAACTCGCTTGAAGATGTCAAGTTCGACCTGATCTACGGTTCCATTCTGGCAGTGATCATCATCTTCCTCTTTTTGAGAAACTTTACCATCACCTTCGTCTCGGCACTCTCCATACCGACCTCCATCTTCGGTACCTTCGCCCTGATGGATTACATGGGCTTCGACCTGAACAAAATGACGCTCATCGGTCTGACCCTGGCGATCGGTATCATCATCGATGATGCCATTGTCGTCATCGAGAACATCTACAAGAAGATGGAAGCAGGTATGGACAAGTTCCAGGCGGCCTATGAGGGGACCAAAGAGATGGCCTTTACCATCATGGCGATCTCTGCCATGCTTCTGGCCGTCTTCATCCCGGTCTCTTTCATGAGTGGGATCGTAGGGAAATTCTTCGAGAGTTTTGCCATGACCGTCGGTTTCGCCGTCATCATCTCCTACTCGGTGGCATTGAGTTTCATTCCCAGTCTGAGTGCACGTACGCTGCATAAGGGAGAGAGCAGGTTCTACAATATGACAGAGCCGTTCTTCAAAGCGATGGAGAAGTTCTATGACCGTATCTTGAAACTGGTGCTCCGTTTCAAGGTGATCACACTGATACTGGTCTTCGTTGTCTTCTTCGGTTCATTGAGCCTCTTTCCGAAGATCGGTATGGACTTCATTCCCAAAGAGGACAAAGCGGAATTCGAGATCATGATGAAAGCGGATGCAGGCATCAGTCTGGAGCAGATGATCAGGCAGTCCAAGAAAATAGAGGATCTGGTCAAAAATAATCCGGATGTTCTTTATACCACTTTGAGTGTGGGATACAATACTGCGCAGGAGAAACACAAGGCGAAGATCTATGTCAAACTGACAGAAAAGACCAAGCGGACACTCAACCAGGAAGAGATCATACAAAATTTCAGAAAGGAGCTTGAGCCCTATAAGAAAGAGATGTTCATTACTGCTGCTGCGATCCCTGCCATCAAAGGAGCAGGGGTGAGTGTACCCTATCAGATCGTACTCAAATCGGATTCGTTCGAAGATCTCAAGACAGCTGCAAAAAATCTGACGGAATACCTGGCAAAGAAGAAAGGATTCGTCGATATCGATACCAATCTGGATGCAGGAAAACCGCAGATCGATATCAATATTCTCAGGGAGAATGCCAACCGCCTGGGTATCTCCGCTTCACAGATAGCCAATGCCATTGCAACGGCATTCTCCAGTGATCTTGAGATCTCCTATTTTGAGGAGAAGGGGAAGCAGTACAATATTACCTTGCGCTTTGCAGACAAAGAGCGGGTCTCTCTTGCCGATCTCCGAAAGATCCAGCTGCGTGCCGCCAATGGGGAGCTTGTCTATCTTGACGGCCTGGTGAAGTTCACCCAATCCAAGGCTTTGGCGACCATCAATCATTACGACAGACAGCGTCAGGTGACCATTTTTGCAGATCTTTTTGGACTGGACCTGGGCGGTGCAGTGAACTATACGCGTGAAGGGATCGCCGAACTACTGCCCAAAGGGGTGATCTACCGCTTTACCGGTTTTGCCGAAGAGATGGAGAAGACAGGGAAAGCCTTTGGTGTGGCCATCGGACTTTCGGTCATTTTGATGTTCATTATCCTTGCCATTCTGTATGAGTCGCTCATACAGCCTGTCATTATCATGGTGGCACTGCCTTTGAGTATCATCGGGGTGATGATCGCCCTCTACCTGAGCGGATTGCAGTTCTCACTGTTCGTTATGATCGGTTTCATGCTGCTCATGGGAATGGTGGGGAAGAATGCTGTCTTGCTGGTTGATTTCGCAAACCATGCCATGCAGCACGGAAAAAATGCGGATGAAGCGCTCATTGAGGCCGGAGAGAAAAGACTCCGACCCATCCTGATGACCACTATTGCCATGGTCTTTGCCATGCTCCCGCTGGCATTGGGTACGGGACTGGGAAGTGAGACGAAAGCACCGATGTCCATTGCCATTATCGGCGGACTTTTGAGTTCGATGGTACTGACCCTGCTGATCGTACCGGTGATGTACAGAATGATCATTCCGTTGGACAGATGGTTCAGGAAGTTCTATGAAGTAGGGAAGGTGGAGTAG
- a CDS encoding efflux RND transporter periplasmic adaptor subunit, with amino-acid sequence MRQIKEFTKVLLGLLILSTALTAEDIYATFTVEAKKSANLAFSSGGIVASVEVDVNSVVKKGDTLAQLQNDDLKAMLKVAETSLKYAKRDYLRQQKVKKIIDEAQFDKYLFKYENAKAQLLYQQALLDKTILKAPFDGVIFAKDVEAGDAVSAAAVRTVLKIQSPRKRKLLLEVDQKYWKALKVGQKFTYQVDGDPKEYTGTLHKVYAYADSGNRKIKAEVEAEDFVVGLFGDGYIHVSEAK; translated from the coding sequence ATGAGACAGATAAAAGAGTTTACAAAAGTACTGTTGGGGCTGCTCATATTGAGTACGGCCCTTACGGCAGAAGATATCTATGCCACGTTTACGGTCGAGGCGAAGAAGAGTGCCAACCTGGCGTTCAGCAGTGGAGGGATCGTTGCGAGCGTTGAGGTAGATGTCAACTCCGTAGTGAAAAAAGGCGACACACTCGCACAGTTGCAGAATGACGACCTCAAGGCGATGCTCAAAGTGGCAGAAACCTCTCTGAAATACGCGAAGAGAGACTATCTTCGCCAGCAGAAGGTCAAAAAGATCATCGATGAAGCACAGTTCGACAAGTATCTGTTCAAATATGAGAATGCCAAGGCACAGCTGCTCTACCAGCAGGCACTGCTTGACAAGACCATTCTCAAGGCTCCCTTTGACGGTGTCATTTTTGCCAAAGATGTGGAAGCGGGAGATGCGGTCAGTGCGGCAGCGGTGCGTACGGTACTGAAGATCCAGAGTCCACGCAAAAGAAAACTGCTGCTGGAGGTCGACCAGAAGTATTGGAAAGCACTGAAAGTGGGCCAGAAATTCACCTATCAAGTAGATGGTGACCCCAAAGAGTATACAGGTACACTGCATAAAGTCTATGCCTATGCCGACAGCGGGAACAGAAAGATCAAAGCCGAAGTGGAAGCGGAGGATTTCGTCGTAGGTCTTTTTGGTGACGGGTACATTCACGTTTCGGAAGCGAAGTAA
- a CDS encoding TolC family protein, giving the protein MRIIFLIGVLPFVLFAQSYGLRTFIDHANKHNPMIHSQEMKVKSKAEEIEAARSDFWPTVDVGAGYTMSTPITVIAPGQTASASAMIGMDLYDGGRRGAILNAKSFEHTASLFEKRAFEKSVALNIINSYYSIKKYKATLYALQKRSGELQTQMKRVKGFMGAGLSTSEELDRLRAAYDNNAYIIENTKLAIVQAQEELYLQSGLPAQKLKENLIREPRNVRYEPYEKSKILHAHAQAVQEQANAVGSGYLPQVNVSDQLSVYNYNDTDDIPGLTGILPDHQNRLMLSVNMRLFDNGKMKKDQEALKYQKLSLDSEKIYADKEQRMNFRVAQKRLKTLRAKLNSTKSGLKAARSSYRTIKKKFEVGIVDNVTYLDALTEVTLSQARYKETQYDYEIAKSIYYFYAGKSPREYIK; this is encoded by the coding sequence ATGAGAATAATATTTTTAATAGGTGTGCTGCCTTTTGTGCTTTTTGCACAGAGTTACGGGTTACGGACCTTTATCGACCATGCCAACAAGCACAACCCTATGATCCACTCCCAGGAGATGAAAGTAAAGTCCAAAGCAGAGGAGATAGAAGCAGCCAGAAGTGACTTCTGGCCCACAGTGGATGTGGGTGCAGGATATACCATGAGTACACCGATAACAGTGATCGCACCGGGACAGACCGCATCGGCTTCTGCCATGATCGGGATGGACCTGTATGACGGAGGGCGCAGAGGTGCCATTCTCAATGCAAAAAGTTTTGAACATACGGCCTCTCTTTTTGAGAAGAGGGCATTTGAGAAAAGTGTCGCGCTCAACATTATCAACAGTTATTACAGCATCAAAAAGTACAAAGCGACCCTTTATGCACTGCAGAAGCGTTCCGGAGAGCTGCAGACACAGATGAAGCGTGTAAAAGGTTTTATGGGTGCAGGTTTGAGTACGAGTGAAGAGCTTGACCGTTTGCGTGCTGCCTATGACAACAATGCCTATATCATAGAAAATACCAAACTTGCGATCGTACAGGCACAAGAAGAGCTCTATCTGCAAAGCGGCCTGCCTGCACAGAAGCTGAAAGAGAACCTTATCCGTGAGCCGCGAAATGTACGTTATGAACCTTATGAAAAGAGTAAGATACTTCATGCCCATGCACAGGCTGTGCAGGAGCAGGCTAATGCAGTAGGGTCCGGGTATCTGCCGCAGGTAAACGTCTCTGACCAGCTGAGCGTCTATAACTATAACGATACTGATGATATTCCTGGCTTGACAGGGATCCTGCCTGACCATCAGAACCGTCTGATGCTTTCTGTCAATATGCGGCTCTTCGATAACGGAAAGATGAAAAAGGATCAGGAGGCGCTGAAATACCAGAAACTCTCTCTTGATTCCGAGAAGATCTATGCCGACAAGGAGCAGAGAATGAACTTCAGGGTGGCGCAGAAACGGCTCAAGACCCTGCGTGCCAAACTCAACAGTACCAAAAGCGGTCTGAAAGCGGCCCGCAGCAGTTACCGTACGATCAAAAAGAAGTTTGAAGTGGGGATCGTGGACAATGTGACCTATCTGGATGCCTTGACCGAAGTGACACTTTCGCAGGCGCGTTACAAAGAGACACAGTACGATTATGAGATCGCCAAGTCGATCTACTATTTCTATGCAGGGAAGAGCCCGAGGGAGTATATAAAATGA
- a CDS encoding TetR/AcrR family transcriptional regulator, with the protein MAIIVNKKEKRRNIALACQELLLEHGIDNITISQIAKTAGVGKGTVYEYFENKEDIVFEIITTFVVEYEKRFEEISTSDLATREKLFRFFNLLFENETARRHLVIYKEFLAISMVHEIPEMLRFSEEIQAKFVKFLHQILQEGIGRGVLQEGIEDYTHTMMLFGTGLVVDSRLGIYEIGKEIECFLDMIFMFKQGGAS; encoded by the coding sequence ATGGCTATCATTGTCAATAAAAAAGAGAAGCGCAGGAACATTGCACTTGCCTGCCAGGAGCTGTTGCTCGAACACGGCATAGACAACATCACCATTTCCCAGATCGCCAAAACGGCGGGTGTGGGGAAGGGGACAGTGTATGAGTACTTCGAGAACAAGGAAGATATCGTTTTCGAGATCATCACGACATTCGTGGTGGAGTATGAAAAACGCTTTGAAGAGATCTCAACGTCAGACTTGGCGACACGTGAGAAACTTTTCCGTTTTTTCAACCTGCTTTTTGAAAATGAAACGGCCAGAAGACATCTTGTGATCTACAAAGAGTTCCTGGCAATCTCCATGGTGCATGAAATTCCGGAAATGCTTCGTTTCAGCGAGGAGATACAGGCGAAGTTCGTCAAATTCCTGCATCAGATACTGCAGGAAGGCATCGGGCGCGGTGTGTTGCAGGAGGGGATAGAGGACTATACCCATACCATGATGCTTTTCGGTACAGGTCTTGTTGTAGACAGCCGTCTTGGTATTTATGAGATCGGGAAAGAGATAGAGTGCTTTCTCGATATGATCTTTATGTTCAAACAAGGAGGAGCGTCATGA